Part of the Haloarcula laminariae genome is shown below.
CGGTGTTGTCGATAGCGTCGTAGAACGTGGTGGCGCCGTACTTGCCCATGGTGTCCTCGTCGAACTCGACGAGCCCGCCGTCGCGCGCCTCGGCGATGCGGTCCTCGTGGACCAGCTCCCCGGCCAGATGCTGGATGAGCGAGGTCTCCTTGGGGCCGCCGTGGGGGCCGGGAGTCTCGAAGACATCCTCGATGCGCTCGGTGATGGACTCGTCCCACATCCACTCGATGGCGTACATCGTCCCGTCGTCGCGCAGCCGCCGGCCGACCTCCCGGAGGTGTTCGACGTTGCCGCCGTGGGCGTTGACGAAGATGACCCGGTCGATGCCGTGATAGGCGAGGTTCCGGGTGATGCTCTCGACGTAGTCGCGAAACGCCGGGGCGTCGGCCCACATCGTCCCGTGGAACTGCCGGTGGTGCGGGCTGACGCCGACGTTGATGGTCGGGGTACAGAGATAGCCCGTCTCCGCGGCCGCGGCGCGGGCGAAGGACTCGGCGATGATGTGGTCCGTCCCCTCGGGGAGGTGGGGGCCGTGCTGTTCGGTCGAGCCCAGCGGGACCAGCGCGAGCGACTCCGATTCGAAGTACGACTCGAGGTCGGGCCAGGCCTCGTCTGCGAGGTACATACGGGGTCATACGGGGCCAGCGACTTGAACAGTCCGGCGGCGGGCCCTACGGCTTCGACTCCGCCGGGCGGAGGTACTCCTTCCCCCACGCGGCCATCTCCCCGATGACGGACTCCAGGGAGGCGCCCCGCTCGGTCAGGGAGTACTGGACCCGGAACGGCTGTTCGCTGACGACCTCGCGGTCGACGAGCCCGTGTTCCTGCAGGTCCTCCAGGCTGTCCGAGAGCACCTTCGAGGAGATGCCGTCGACGTTCTCCTTCAGCTCGTTGAACCCGGAGGGGCCGTTCTCCAGGAGGCGATGGACGATGACGGGATGCCACTTCTTCCCGATGATAGCCGCCGTCGTCGTGATGGGACACCACTCTTCGCCCGCACACCACACCGCCAGCGGTTCGCTCGCCTCGTCGCTCATACCCGACAGTTCGCCGGCCAGCCACTAATAGTTACGTCTCGTAACTGGATGACGCTACGTTACCGCTCCCCCGTCGACGTGGCCGTGTCGTCGGTCCGCACCGCCAGTCGGCGCCCGCCGTCGGAACCGCCGACCCGGGGTAACTCAACAGTTAGGTGACAGGCGACCCACCTCCCGATATGAGCGACCCGTTCGTGGTCGTCGGCGGCGACGCCGCCGGCCTCAGCGCCGCGAGTAAGTTCACCAGAGAGACTCCCGACCGCGATGTCGTCGTCTTCGAGAAGGGCCGGTGGGTGTCGTACGCCCACTGTGGCACCCCGTACTACGTCAAAGGCGAGGTCGACCGGCTCACCGACCTGCTGTCACTCTCGCCCGAGGACGCGGCCGAGCGCGGCATCGACCTCCGGCGGGAACACGAGGTCGTCGCCGTCGACACCGACGCCGGGACGGTGACGGTCGAGGGCGGCGGCGAGCGCTTCGAACAGCCCTACAGCGACCTCCTGGTGGCAACCGGGGCCCACGCCGTCACCGACCCAATCGACGGCTTCGACCGCGATATGGCCTTCACCATGCACGGGCTGGACGCGGCCGCGGCCGTCAGGGCCGCGCTGGCCGACCCCGACGAGGCGGCCGTCGACACCAGTATCGAGTACGTCGACGCCGCACTCGTCGACCACTACGCGGCCATCGAACCGCCCGAACACGTCGCCATCGTCGGCGGCGGCTACGTCGGCGTCGAGATGGCCGAGGCCTTCCGCGCCCACGGGCTGGAGGTCCACCTCTTCCAGCGCGGGAGCCACCTGCTCTCGCCCTTCGGCGAGGCGGTCTGTGAGCGCGTCGCCGACCACCTCCGCGAGCAGGGGGTCGCTCTCCACCTGAACACGGCCGTCGAGGAACTCGCCGGCGGCGACCGCGTCGAAGCGGTCGTCCACGACGGCGGCCGCGTTCCCGTCGAACTCGCCCTCGTGGGAATCGGCGTCGCGCCCAACACCGAACTGCTCGCGGACACGTCGGTCGCACTCGGCGAGTCGGGCGCCGTCGCCGTCGACGACTACGGCCGGACGAGCGTCGAGGGTGTCTACGCCGCCGGGGACTGCGCCGAGGACGACCACGCCGTCACCGGCGAGCCGGCGTGGGTCCCGCTGGGGCTGACTGCCAACCGCGCCGGCCGGGCCATCGGCCAGACCGTCGCCGGGGACCCGGAGCCGGTCGGCGAGGTGGCCGGCACCGCCGTCGTCAAGGCGTTCGAACTGGAGGCCGGTCGGGTCGGGCTCCTCGACCACGACGACGCGCGCGCGGCCGGCTTCGACCCCGTCAGCGAGACCGTCACCGCCGGCTCGCGGTCGGGCTACTACCCCGGCAACGAGGAGACGACGGTGCGCCTGACCGCCGACCGGGAGACGGGGCGGGTCATCGGGGGCGCCATCGTCGGCAAGGACCGCGCGGCCGTCCGCATCGACACGCTGGCGACGGCGCTGGAATCGGATATGACGGTCGGGGAACTCGAACGGCTCGACCTGGCCTACGCCCCGCCCTTCAGCCCGGTGTGGGACCCGATACTCGTCGCCGCGAAGGTGTTGCGCGGGGACCTCGACTAGTCACCACGCCGCCTCCAGCACGCCGACGATGTCCTCGCGCGTCGGGTCCAGTCCGGGCGGCGCGTTCGCCATGAACGCGTCGGCGAGGACGGCCTCGGCCACGGCGGGGAACTCGTCGCGGTCGGGCCCGTCCACGTCCCGGAGTCGGGTCGGGAGGCCGAGCCCGGCAGCGACGCCGGCGACGCGGTCGACCACCGCGGCCGCGGGGTCGTCGGCGTCTTCGACGTCCAGCGCCTCGGCCAGCAGGTCGCGTCGGCCGTCGACGGCGTCGAACAGATACGAGAGCGCGTGGGGCGCGACGACGGCGTGGGCCGCTCCCTGCTGCACGTCGTACGTGCGCGTGAGCCCGTGGCCCAGGGCGTGGATGAGCGACAGCGTCGTCCCGTCGGGCCGGGAGATGCCGTACTGGACCAGGAGAACGCCCTGCGTGAGTCGCTGGTGGGTCCTCTCGTCGGCCTCGCCGGCACCGAGCGCCTCCAGCCCGTCAGCCAGCAGCCCGAGGCCCCGCATCGCGGTCGCGTCGGATATCGGCGCGCTGTTCCGGGCGTACAGCGTCTCGATGCCCTTATCGAAGCCGTTCATCGCCGACCCAGCGAGAACCCCTTTCGGGGTCGTCGCCAGCAGCACCGGGTCGTAACAGGCGGTCGCCGGCATCAGCTCGGGGTCGTCGACGGCGCCGCTTCCGGGCTCGGCGACGGGACAGGTCGCCGGGTCGGCGGTGACGCCGGCCACCTGCGAGAGGTCCGCGCCGGCAAGCGTCGTCGGCACCGTGACGACCGGCGGGAGACCCGACTCGGGAATTGAGAGGGTCCCGCGCTCGACCAGTTCGGCCCCCACCGCTTCGGGGTCTCGGTCGGTCGCGACCAGCACCGACAGCACCGTCGCCACGTCGAGGCTGCTCCCGCCGCCGAGGGCGACGATACAGTCCGCGTCGGCCTCGCGATACAGTGACAGCGCCTCGTAAGCCGTCCCGAGGCGCTTTCGCGGCGTGGTCCCGGCGAAGACACCGGCGAGTCGGTCGCCGAGACCCGCGCGAACGGGGTCCATCACCACCGGCGTCTCGCCGACGGTCGACCCCGTGACGACGAGCGCGCGCTCACGGCCGAGTGACGCCACCTCGCTCCCCAGTTGTGAGACACAGTTCGGGCCGTACCTGACGGTGGCGGGGTCGTACTCGAAGCGGAACGGGTCGGCGAGCGAGTCGGTCATCGCGCGGACCTCCGCATCGGCTCGACAGTGTGGAACGGGGGCAGTTCTGCTGCCATTGTTCGCCGTAGGTGGCCGGCACTTGAGTGGCTTATCCCCCCTACACCTCGAAGCCGTCCAGCGACGCGGCGAGGTCGCCGAGGTCCCCGAGCAGCCCGGCCAGTCGCTCGACGCTCTCTTTCCCGGTGCGGTCGGGGTTCGCCAGCACCCGAACTCGTTCGGTCCCGAGCGGGACGAACTGGAGGCCAAGCGACGCGGCCGTCGTCCGCAGCGCCAGTCCGGCGTCGGCCTCGCCGGCCGCGACCGTCCGGGCGGGGCTCTCGGTGGCCCCCACGGTCAGGTCGTAGCCGTCGATGGCGTCGGTCACCTCGCCCGGCGACACGCCGCGCTCGTCGGCCAGCTGGGTCAGTTGGGCGTCGAGACTGTGGCGCAGGCCCGACCCGCCGTCACGGTTGACGAAACGGGCCGCGCCGTCGACGAGGGCCGCGAGGTCGGACACGTCGCTGTCCGGAGCGACGGCGAGCCCCCACTCGCGCGTCCAACCGCCGAGCGCCTCGCCCGGTTCGTCGTCCGCCTCCGGGCCGGCGACGACGGCCACGTCCGGGACCGACTGCCGGAGCCGACGCCGGCCGTCGGCCGTCCCCGTCGGCAGGTACCGCGGCGCGTCGAGGCGGTCGAGCAGGCGGCTCCACAGCGGGTCGTCCTCCCCGACGCCGAACAGCGTCGGGACGCGTACGTCCGGCGAGAACAGCGTCACCTCGACGCGTTCGCCCGCAGGCAGTCGCTCCGTCCCCGGCTCGACGGCGACGGTGCCGTCCGCGTCGACCAGGCTCGTCGTCGCGCCGCTCCCCTTGTCGACCGGGTAGACGAGCGTCGAGCCCGCGCCGTCCTCGACGAGCCCGACGGGCATGTACCGCAGGCGCCCCTCGGCGTAGCGTTCCTCGACCGCCATCTCGCCGGTGACGGTCGCGGTCCGGGGCTCGGGGAGCCCGGCCGCCTCGCGGAGCGCGGGCACGACGAACACCCGGAAGATAGTCAGCGCCGACACGGGGTAGCCCGGCAGGCCGACGTAGGCCGACTCGCCGATAGTGCCCACGAGCATCGGCTTGCCCGGCTTGACCGCGACGCCGTGGAGCCGGGGGTCACCGCGCTCCTCGATGACGCGGTAGACGACGTCGACGGCGCCGGCGCTCGTCGAGCCGGAGGAGAGCACCAGGTCACACTCGTCGGCGGCTTCGTGCAGCAACGTCTCCAGCGCCTCGAAGTCGTCGCCGGCGTGGGGGTACACCGCCGGCTCGCCGCCGGCGTCCTCCACGGCGGCCGCCAGCGCGTAGCTGTTGACGTCGTATATCTCGCCGGCCGCGCTGTTCAGGGGCTCGCCGGGCCGGACGAGTTCGTCCCCCGTCGAGACGATGCCGACCCGGGGCCGGGAGCGGACGGCTACCTCCTCGACGCCCAGCGCCGAGAGCAGTCCGATTTCCCGGGGCGTGACCCGGGTTCCCGGTCCGAGTGCGCGCGCGCCGGCGGCGATATCCGCGCCGGCGGGCATGACGTTCTCGCCCGGCGTGACCGCGGTCCGTATCTCGACGCCGTCGGCCGTCTCCGCGGTGCGCTCGACCACCACGACCGCGTCGGCGCCCGCGGGCATGACCGCGCCGGTCGATATCTCGGCGGCCGTCCCGGGCTCGACGGTCACGTCGGGCTCCTCGCCGGCGTGGACCGTCCCGGCGAGGTCGAGCGTCGTCGGTGTCGCCTCGTCGGCCCCGAACGTGTCCCGGGCCCGGACCGCGTATCCGTCCATGCTCGCCCGGTCGAACCCCGGCACGTCGAGCGCGGCGTCGACCCGCTCGGCCAGCACGCGGTCGCGCGCGTCGGCGAGCGCGACCGTCTCCGTCCCGGGAGAGATTTCGAGCGACTCCACGACTGCGCGGGCCTCCTCAGGAGCGGCCAGGTCGCGGAACTCCCGCCGGTCGCTCACGCACACCCCTCCCACTCCTCGACCGCGACGGCTTCGTCCGCGGCGTACCCCTCCCGCTCCTCCCGGACCACGACCCAGCCATCGGCCAGGGCGACGCTGGAGAGGGCGCCCGCCCCCTCGGTCCGGGTTGGTGTGGCCGTGCGCGTCCCTTCGCCGTCTCCCTCGACCGTCACCCGCGCGAAGGTGCGAACGCCGGGCTCGCTGGGGACCTTCCGTGTCAGGCGCGCCTCGGTCGTCGGGTGCGGGGCCGGTGATGCGTGACCGAGCGCGGCGAGCGCCGGCCGGAGAAACTGGACGGCGCCGACGATACAGCCGACGGGAGGGCCCGGCAACATCACCACGGGCGTCCCGTCGACGGCTCCCAGCGCCGCCGAGCGACCGGGAGCCAGCGCGACGCCGTGGACGAACACCTCTCCGAGTGACGCGACCACGTCGGGGACGATGTCCCGTTCGCCCACCGACGTCCCGCCGATGGTCACCACGACGTCGTGGTCCAGGTCGCGCTCGACGGCCGCCCGCACCGCGTCGGCGCCGCCGGAAACGACCTCCCGACGGGTCGCCTCGCCGCCCCACCGCTCGACGTACTGCGCGACCGTCCGCCCGTTCGTCTCGACCGTCTCGCCGGTCGCGGGGTCGGACTCGACGACCCCCTCGCCGGTCGGGACGACGCTCGTCCGCGGGCGGTCGTACACCTCGACCGGCCCGTGTCCGACGGCCCTCACCAGCCCGAGGTCCGACGGCCTGAGCCGGC
Proteins encoded:
- a CDS encoding winged helix-turn-helix transcriptional regulator — translated: MSDEASEPLAVWCAGEEWCPITTTAAIIGKKWHPVIVHRLLENGPSGFNELKENVDGISSKVLSDSLEDLQEHGLVDREVVSEQPFRVQYSLTERGASLESVIGEMAAWGKEYLRPAESKP
- a CDS encoding iron-containing alcohol dehydrogenase family protein, with product MTDSLADPFRFEYDPATVRYGPNCVSQLGSEVASLGRERALVVTGSTVGETPVVMDPVRAGLGDRLAGVFAGTTPRKRLGTAYEALSLYREADADCIVALGGGSSLDVATVLSVLVATDRDPEAVGAELVERGTLSIPESGLPPVVTVPTTLAGADLSQVAGVTADPATCPVAEPGSGAVDDPELMPATACYDPVLLATTPKGVLAGSAMNGFDKGIETLYARNSAPISDATAMRGLGLLADGLEALGAGEADERTHQRLTQGVLLVQYGISRPDGTTLSLIHALGHGLTRTYDVQQGAAHAVVAPHALSYLFDAVDGRRDLLAEALDVEDADDPAAAVVDRVAGVAAGLGLPTRLRDVDGPDRDEFPAVAEAVLADAFMANAPPGLDPTREDIVGVLEAAW
- a CDS encoding FAD-dependent oxidoreductase, whose amino-acid sequence is MSDPFVVVGGDAAGLSAASKFTRETPDRDVVVFEKGRWVSYAHCGTPYYVKGEVDRLTDLLSLSPEDAAERGIDLRREHEVVAVDTDAGTVTVEGGGERFEQPYSDLLVATGAHAVTDPIDGFDRDMAFTMHGLDAAAAVRAALADPDEAAVDTSIEYVDAALVDHYAAIEPPEHVAIVGGGYVGVEMAEAFRAHGLEVHLFQRGSHLLSPFGEAVCERVADHLREQGVALHLNTAVEELAGGDRVEAVVHDGGRVPVELALVGIGVAPNTELLADTSVALGESGAVAVDDYGRTSVEGVYAAGDCAEDDHAVTGEPAWVPLGLTANRAGRAIGQTVAGDPEPVGEVAGTAVVKAFELEAGRVGLLDHDDARAAGFDPVSETVTAGSRSGYYPGNEETTVRLTADRETGRVIGGAIVGKDRAAVRIDTLATALESDMTVGELERLDLAYAPPFSPVWDPILVAAKVLRGDLD
- a CDS encoding molybdopterin molybdotransferase MoeA, which gives rise to MDDSDHHRAGFETYARTGAARRQLLAAVTPTDGTERVEPRRADGRVVATAIDADRPVPRYERTTVDGYAVRAGDTFGASERSPASLRVTDTVRAGTATRVHKGSELPAGADAVVPAEATDLTGGDLAVFEAVPEGRNVKAVGEDVAEGQRLFEPGRRLRPSDLGLVRAVGHGPVEVYDRPRTSVVPTGEGVVESDPATGETVETNGRTVAQYVERWGGEATRREVVSGGADAVRAAVERDLDHDVVVTIGGTSVGERDIVPDVVASLGEVFVHGVALAPGRSAALGAVDGTPVVMLPGPPVGCIVGAVQFLRPALAALGHASPAPHPTTEARLTRKVPSEPGVRTFARVTVEGDGEGTRTATPTRTEGAGALSSVALADGWVVVREEREGYAADEAVAVEEWEGCA
- a CDS encoding creatininase family protein, whose amino-acid sequence is MYLADEAWPDLESYFESESLALVPLGSTEQHGPHLPEGTDHIIAESFARAAAAETGYLCTPTINVGVSPHHRQFHGTMWADAPAFRDYVESITRNLAYHGIDRVIFVNAHGGNVEHLREVGRRLRDDGTMYAIEWMWDESITERIEDVFETPGPHGGPKETSLIQHLAGELVHEDRIAEARDGGLVEFDEDTMGKYGATTFYDAIDNTENGVLGDQTDASAAVGKELFEAARSNLCKLCEWLADQPFEALTPKPHV
- a CDS encoding molybdopterin biosynthesis protein, giving the protein MSDRREFRDLAAPEEARAVVESLEISPGTETVALADARDRVLAERVDAALDVPGFDRASMDGYAVRARDTFGADEATPTTLDLAGTVHAGEEPDVTVEPGTAAEISTGAVMPAGADAVVVVERTAETADGVEIRTAVTPGENVMPAGADIAAGARALGPGTRVTPREIGLLSALGVEEVAVRSRPRVGIVSTGDELVRPGEPLNSAAGEIYDVNSYALAAAVEDAGGEPAVYPHAGDDFEALETLLHEAADECDLVLSSGSTSAGAVDVVYRVIEERGDPRLHGVAVKPGKPMLVGTIGESAYVGLPGYPVSALTIFRVFVVPALREAAGLPEPRTATVTGEMAVEERYAEGRLRYMPVGLVEDGAGSTLVYPVDKGSGATTSLVDADGTVAVEPGTERLPAGERVEVTLFSPDVRVPTLFGVGEDDPLWSRLLDRLDAPRYLPTGTADGRRRLRQSVPDVAVVAGPEADDEPGEALGGWTREWGLAVAPDSDVSDLAALVDGAARFVNRDGGSGLRHSLDAQLTQLADERGVSPGEVTDAIDGYDLTVGATESPARTVAAGEADAGLALRTTAASLGLQFVPLGTERVRVLANPDRTGKESVERLAGLLGDLGDLAASLDGFEV